The Vidua chalybeata isolate OUT-0048 chromosome 29, bVidCha1 merged haplotype, whole genome shotgun sequence genome window below encodes:
- the LOC128801259 gene encoding scale keratin-like — protein sequence MSCYDLYPSSACGVIRPQPLADSGNEPCVRQCPDSTTVIQPPAVVVTFPGPILSSFPQDSVVGSAGAPVLPASGASLGYGGYGSLGYGGLYGYGGYGSLGYGGLWGYGGLGSCGGYRGLYGSGRVFGSGYCSPYSSWYGRYGRGFWGIC from the coding sequence ATGTCCTGCTACGACCTGTAcccttcctctgcctgtggCGTCATccggccccagcccctggctgaCAGCGGGAACGAGCCGTGCGTCCGCCAGTGCCCCGACTCCACCACCGTGATCCAGCCTCCCGCCGTGGTGGTCACCTTCCCCGGCCCCATCCTGAGCTCCTTCCCGCAGGATTCCGTGGTGGGATCTGCTGGAGCTCCCGTCCTCCCGGCCTCTGGGGCCTCCCTGGGCTATGGGGGCTATGGGTCCCTGGGCTATGGGGGTCTCTATGGATATGGGGGTTACGGATCCCTGGGCTACGGGGGTCTGTGGGGCTATGGGGGTCTGGGCTCCTGTGGGGGATACCGGGGCCTGTATGGCTCTGGCAGAGTCTTTGGCTCTGGCTACTGCAGCCCCTACTCCTCCTGGTATGGCCGCTATGGCCGCGGCTTCTGGGGGATCTGCTAA
- the LOC128801172 gene encoding scale keratin-like encodes MSCYDLCPSSACGVIRPQPLADSGNEPCVRQCPDSTTVIQPPAVVVTFPGPILSSFPQDSVVGSAGAPVLPASGASLGYGGYGSLGYGGLYGYGGYGSLGYGGLYGYGGSSLGYGALGSCGGYRGLYGFGRSFGSCSPWSSRYGRYRRGSCGSC; translated from the coding sequence ATGTCCTGCTACGACCTGTGCCCCTCCTCTGCCTGTGGCGTCATccggccccagcccctggctgaCAGTGGGAATGAGCCGTGCGTCCGCCAGTGCCCCGACTCCACCACCGTGATCCAGCCTCCCGCCGTGGTGGTCACCTTCCCCGGCCCCATCCTGAGCTCCTTCCCGCAGGATTCCGTGGTGGGATCTGCTGGAGCTCCCGTCCTCCCGGCCTCTGGGGCCTCCCTGGGCTATGGGGGCTATGGGTCCCTGGGCTATGGGGGTCTCTATGGATATGGGGGTTACGGATCCCTGGGCTACGGGGGTCTGTATGGATATGGGGGCTCCTCCCTGGGCTATGGGGCTCTGGGTTCCTGTGGGGGGTACCGGGGCCTGTATGGTTTTGGGAGATCCtttggctcctgcagcccttggtCCTCCCGCTATGGCCGCTACCGCCGCGGCAGCTGCGGGTCCTGCTAA
- the LOC128801165 gene encoding scale keratin-like has translation MSCYDLCPPRTSTDLCPPRTSVAVPQPIAESCNELCARQCPDSSAFIQPPPVVVTFPGPILSSFPQQAVVGSSGAPAFGGSLGLGGLYGAGATQASGGLCTFGRAYAAPACSPCAWPRYSKKLWDTCGPC, from the coding sequence ATGTCCTGCTACGACCTGTGCCCCCCCAGGACCAGCACAGACCTGTGCCCGCCCAGAACCAGCgtggctgtgccccagcccatCGCTGAGAGCTGCAACGAGCTGTGCGCCCGCCAGTGCCCCGACTCCTCTGCCTTCATCCAGCCACCACCCGTGGTGGTCACCTTCCCCggccccatcctcagctccttcccccagcaggCCGTGGTGGGCTCCTCCGGAGCACCGGCCTTTGGcggctccctggggctgggcggCCTCTACGGCGCCGGCGCCACCCAGGCCTCGGGGGGCCTCTGCACCTTTGGCAGGGCCTACGCTGCTCCCGCCTGCAGCCCTTGCGCCTGGCCCCGCTACAGCAAGAAGCTCTGGGACACCTGCGGGCCCTGCTAG
- the LOC128801315 gene encoding scale keratin-like, with protein sequence MSCYDLCPTTGGISCPQPVANSCNEPCVRQCPDSTALIQPPPVVVTFPGPILSSFPQQAVVGSAGAPAFRGSPGFGDLYGSGAFLGYGTRSGYGISALASGSCGPSTSRRFSRLLRGSCGPC encoded by the coding sequence ATGTCCTGCTACGACCTCTGCCCCACCACTGGTGGCATCTCCTGCCCGCAGCCCGTGGCCAACAGCTGCAACGAGCCGTGCGTCCGGCAGTGTCCAGACTCCACCGCCCTCATCCAACCACCCCCGGTGGTGGTCACCTTCCCCggccccatcctcagctccttcccacagcaggcCGTGGTGGGATCTGCTGGAGCCCCGGCCTTCAGGGGCTCCCCGGGTTTTGGGGATCTCTACGGCTCCGGGGCTTTCCTGGGATACGGCACCCGCTCTGGATATGGGATCTCGGCGCTGGCCAGCGGCTCCTGCGGCCCCTCCACGTCGCGTCGCTTCAGCCGCCTCCTCCGCGGCTCCTGTGGGCCCTGCTGA
- the LOC128801301 gene encoding scale keratin-like, whose protein sequence is MSCYDLYPSSACGVIRPQPLADSGNEPCVRQCPDSTTVIQPPAVVVTFPGPILSSFPQDSVVGSAGAPVLPASGASLGYGGYGSLGYGGLYGYGGYGSLGYGGLWGYGGLGSCGGYRGLYGSGRVFGSGYCSPYSSWYGRYGRGFWGIC, encoded by the coding sequence ATGTCCTGCTACGACCTGTAcccttcctctgcctgtggCGTCATccggccccagcccctggctgaCAGCGGGAACGAGCCGTGCGTCCGCCAGTGCCCCGACTCCACCACCGTGATCCAGCCTCCCGCCGTGGTGGTCACCTTCCCCGGCCCCATCCTGAGCTCCTTCCCGCAGGATTCCGTGGTGGGATCTGCTGGAGCTCCCGTCCTCCCAGCCTCTGGGGCCTCCCTGGGCTATGGGGGCTATGGGTCCCTGGGCTATGGGGGTCTCTATGGATATGGGGGTTACGGATCCCTGGGCTACGGGGGTCTGTGGGGCTATGGGGGTCTGGGCTCCTGTGGGGGATACCGGGGCCTGTATGGCTCTGGCAGAGTCTTTGGCTCTGGCTACTGCAGCCCCTACTCCTCCTGGTATGGCCGCTATGGCCGCGGCTTCTGGGGGATCTGCTAA
- the LOC128801178 gene encoding scale keratin-like gives MSCYDLCPSSACGVIQPQPLAGSGNEPCVRQCPDSTTVIQPPAVVVTFPGPILSSFPQDSVVGSAGAPVLPASGASLGYGGYGSLGYGGLYGYGGYGSLGYGGLYGYGGSSLGYGALGSCGGYRGLYGFGRSFGSCSPWSSRYGRYRRGSCGSC, from the coding sequence ATGTCCTGCTACGACCTGTGCCCCTCCTCTGCCTGTGGCGtcatccagccccagcccctggctggcAGTGGGAATGAGCCGTGCGTCCGCCAGTGCCCCGACTCCACCACCGTGATCCAGCCTCCCGCCGTGGTGGTCACCTTCCCCGGCCCCATCCTGAGCTCCTTCCCGCAGGATTCCGTGGTGGGATCTGCTGGAGCTCCCGTCCTCCCGGCCTCTGGGGCCTCCCTGGGCTATGGGGGCTATGGGTCCCTGGGCTATGGGGGTCTCTATGGATATGGGGGTTACGGATCCCTGGGCTACGGGGGTCTGTATGGATATGGGGGCTCCTCCCTGGGCTATGGGGCTCTGGGTTCCTGTGGGGGGTACCGGGGCCTGTATGGTTTTGGGAGATCCtttggctcctgcagcccttggtCCTCCCGCTATGGCCGCTACCGCCGCGGCAGCTGCGGGTCCTGCTAA
- the LOC128801164 gene encoding scale keratin-like, producing the protein MSCYDLCPPRTSTDLCPPRTSVAVPQPIAESCNELCARQCPDSSAFIQPPPVVVTFPGPILSSFPQQAVVGSSGAPAFGGSLGLGGLYGAGATQASRGLCTFGRAYAAPACSPCAWPRYSKKLWDTCGPC; encoded by the coding sequence ATGTCCTGCTACGACCTGTGCCCCCCCAGGACCAGCACAGACCTGTGCCCGCCCAGAACCAGCgtggctgtgccccagcccatCGCTGAGAGCTGCAACGAGCTGTGCGCCCGCCAGTGCCCCGACTCCTCTGCCTTCATCCAGCCACCACCCGTGGTGGTCACCTTCCCCggccccatcctcagctccttcccccagcaggCCGTGGTGGGCTCCTCTGGAGCACCGGCCTTTGGcggctccctggggctgggcggCCTCTACGGCGCCGGCGCCACCCAGGCCTCGAGGGGCCTCTGCACCTTTGGCAGGGCCTACGCTGCTCCCGCCTGCAGCCCTTGCGCCTGGCCCCGCTACAGCAAGAAGCTCTGGGACACCTGCGGGCCCTGCTAG
- the LOC128801177 gene encoding scale keratin-like gives MSCYDLCPPRTSTDLCPPRTSVAVPQPIAESCNELCARQCPDSSAFIQPPPVVVTFPGPILSSFPQQAVVGSSGAPAFGGSLGLGGLYGAGATQASGGLCTFGRAYAAPACSPCAWPRYSKKLWDTCGPC, from the coding sequence ATGTCCTGCTACGACCTGTGCCCCCCCAGGACCAGCACAGACCTGTGCCCGCCCAGAACCAGCgtggctgtgccccagcccatCGCTGAGAGCTGCAACGAGCTGTGCGCCCGCCAGTGCCCCGACTCCTCTGCCTTCATCCAGCCACCACCCGTGGTGGTCACCTTCCCCggccccatcctcagctccttcccccagcaggCCGTGGTGGGCTCCTCCGGAGCACCGGCCTTTGGcggctccctggggctgggcggCCTCTACGGCGCCGGCGCCACCCAGGCCTCGGGCGGCCTCTGCACCTTTGGCAGGGCCTACGCTGCTCCCGCCTGCAGCCCTTGCGCCTGGCCCCGCTACAGCAAGAAGCTCTGGGACACCTGCGGGCCCTGCTAG